In Cryptomeria japonica chromosome 10, Sugi_1.0, whole genome shotgun sequence, a genomic segment contains:
- the LOC131071502 gene encoding receptor-like protein kinase HSL1 produces the protein MAPIMHIRAFTFFCCTLTFLHLLLYCASLSQDGLILLKIKKGDWRDKRNALSDWNESHQNPCAWKGISCDTFNSVTTVDLTGASISGNLTSSICGLSNLTSLNLQDNAFRGPFPHALFHCKCLQKLDLSSNQFAGTLPSRISELSKLRVLNLAYNAFIGSVPAAFGMLSMLEALFLHDNSLSGAFPHFVGNLRFLKNLTFDNNPLRAGELPSELGNLKQLQQLWLQNCSLVGGIPNFLGNLTQLEELDLSLNHLSGEIPTSLMALSNLTDIFLYDNNLSGQVPANIGQLRSMYSLDFGDNQLHGTIPAAVANLTYLNSLHLYNNRLTGEIPAGLGKLRYLSYLKLFGNKLSGWLPQSSGTFSNLILVDLEGNELEGPLPKNLCRGGVLYSFLGSSNKFNGSLPSSFENCSSLEYLYIKNNHLSGEIPPGLWGAPNLKELFLSNNKFEGPISAAIGEAKNLSRLEISHNRFQGRIPPQVGQLINLQVFEASNNSLLGPIPHELRGLSLVSTVQLDHNFLSGEIPMEITLLRKLSQLNLGHNQLTGEIPTALNDIMNILDLSNNFLSGGIPPELGQLKLNVFNVSNNNLSGRIPGALDILAYKEGFLGNPNLCGGQNLMLPPCSSPHKLSPQSLASILLPPLLVVTVTLCSICLCCSFSRKPSSGPSWKLTPFHATDVDEIYILHNLKERNVIGCGGAGKVYKVTLHNGQAVAVKKIQNMSRPTGNSKKQGEQEENKSGEVEVDRLGLIRHNNILKLICCISREDSYFKLLVYEFMPNGSLLDRLHGSPGSQTPLPWPIRYQISLDAARGLSYMHHDCFPPILHRDVKSSNILLDGDFGAKIADFGLSRVLDRLGHEYTVSGYVGSHGYIAPEYVERLRVDEKSDVYSFGVVILELVSGRKATGESEYGEGVDIVGWIRDTIWMGGEREVLDKRAVDDNYIEQMMRVLRVGLVSTKREPKQRPCMREVVEMLVACGGDNRKETMDKIISGHPERSSRQDSESENEVVFFSV, from the exons ATGGCACCAATAATGCACATTCGCGCTTTCACTTTCTTTTGCTGCACTCTCACATTCTTACATTTGCTTCTCTACTGCGCTTCACTCTCCCAAGATGGCTTAATTCTGCTTAAAATAAAGAAGGGAGATTGGAGGGACAAGCGAAATGCTTTGAGCGACTGGAATGAGTCTCACCAAAATCCATGTGCTTGGAAAGGAATCTCCTGCGATACATTCAACAGCGTTACCACTGTTGATCTCACGGGGGCCTCCATTTCTGGTAACTTGACCTCCTCCATATGCGGCCTTTCTAATCTCACTTCCTTGAATCTCCAAGATAATGCTTTCAGGGGTCCATTCCCCCATGCCCTCTTTCATTGCAAGTGTTTGCAGAAGCTCGATTTGTCGAGTAACCAGTTTGCTGGTACGCTGCCCAGTCGTATCTCCGAATTAAGCAAGTTGAGAGTGTTGAACCTGGCATATAATGCTTTCATTGGCTCCGTTCCTGCAGCCTTCGGAATGCTGTCAATGCTTGAAGCTCTCTTCCTCCACGACAATAGTTTGAGCGGAGCATTCCCTCATTTTGTCGGGAATTTGAGGTTTCTGAAGAACCTCACGTTTGATAATAATCCTCTGCGTGCTGGTGAGCTACCTAGTGAGCTTGGCAATTTAAAGCAACTGCAGCAGTTATGGCTACAGAACTGTAGTCTTGTGGGCGGAATCCCGAATTTCTTGGGCAATTTAACGCAGCTGGAGGAGTTGGATTTGTCGCTGAATCATCTCTCGGGTGAGATCCCTACCAGTTTAATGGCTCTCTCAAATTTGACAGACATTTTCCTCTATGACAACAATTTGTCTGGCCAAGTTCCTGCCAACATTGGCCAACTGAGGAGCATGTACAGTTTGGATTTTGGCGACAATCAACTTCACGGCACAATTCCAGCTGCAGTCGCCAATCTCACATATCTGAATTCTCTGCATTTGTATAACAATCGGCTGACCGGAGAAATACCTGCTGGGCTCGGAAAGCTGCGCTACTTGAGCTATTTGAAGCTGTTCGGCAACAAGCTCAGTGGATGGTTGCCCCAGAGTTCGGGTACATTCTCTAATCTCATTCTTGTTGATCTGGAGGGAAACGAATTGGAAGGCCCTCTGCCAAAGAATCTTTGCCGAGGAGGAGTCCTCTACAGCTTTCTTGGCTCTTCAAACAAATTCAATGGTAGTCTGCCTTCGTCCTTTGAAAACTGTAGTTCTCTAGAGTATCTGTACATCAAGAACAATCATCTGAGCGGTGAGATTCCTCCAGGGCTCTGGGGTGCTCCCAATCTCAAGGAATTGTTTCTCAGCAACAATAAGTTTGAAGGCCCAATTTCAGCTGCAATCGGCGAAGCGAAAAATCTGAGTCGGTTGGAGATAAGCCACAACCGATTCCAAGGAAGAATCCCTCCACAAGTTGGACAGCTGATAAATCTTCAAGTCTTTGAAGCCAGCAACAACTCTTTGTTAGGCCCTATTCCCCATGAGCTCAGGGGATTGAGTTTGGTCAGTACTGTCCAGCTGGACCATAATTTTCTGTCAGGAGAAATTCCCATGGAAATAACGTTGCTAAGGAAGCTCAGTCAGCTCAATTTAGGTCACAATCAGCTTACAGGCGAAATCCCTACAGCTCTGAACGACATCATGAACATTCTTGATCTGTCAAACAATTTTCTTTCTGGCGGAATTCCTCCCGAATTAGGACAGCTGAAACTGAATGTTTTCAATGTATCCAACAATAACTTGTCTGGACGCATTCCTGGCGCTCTCGACATTCTGGCTTACAAGGAGGGTTTTCTGGGCAATCCGAACCTATGCGGGGGTCAGAATTTGATGCTACCTCCGTGTTCCTCTCCTCATAAGTTGTCACCTCAGAGTTTAGCTTCTATCTTGTTACCGCCTTTACTTGTAGTGACGGTGACCTTGTGCTCCATTTGTCTGTGTTGCTCGTTTTCCAGAAAGCCAAGCAGCGGGCCATCGTGGAAATTAACTCCATTCCACGCGACAGATGTGGACGAGATATACATCCTCCACAATTTGAAGGAGAGAAACGTGATCGGATGCGGAGGTGCTGGAAAAGTTTACAAGGTCACTCTCCACAACGGGCAAGCGGTAGCGGTTAAGAAGATCCAAAACATGAGCAGACCAACAGGAAATTCTAAGAAACAAGGCGAGCAAGAAGAGAACAAAAGTGGGGAAGTGGAGGTGGATAGATTGGGACTCATCCGGCACAACAACATTTTAAAGCTTATCTGCTGCATTTCAAGGGAAGATTCGTATTTCAAGCTATTGGTGTACGAGTTCATGCCCAACGGTAGCCTGCTCGATCGTCTACACGGTAGCCCAGGATCACAAACGCCACTGCCATGGCCAATACGTTATCAGATCTCTCTCGACGCAGCTCGCGGGCTCAGTTATATGCATCATGATTGCTTCCCTCCAATATTGCACAGGGATGTGAAGTCCAGCAACATCTTGCTGGATGGAGATTTTGGAGCTAAAATTGCAGATTTTGGCTTATCCAGAGTGCTTGATAGGTTAGGCCATGAGTATACGGTGTCTGGCTATGTAGGATCACACGGATATATTGCCCCAG AATATGTTGAGAGGTTAAGGgtcgatgagaaaagtgacgtgtaCAGTTTTGGAGTGGTTATATTAGAACTGGTGAGCGGGAGGAAAGCCACGGGAGAGAGTGAGTATGGAGAGGGCGTGGACATCGTGGGTTGGATAAGGGACACAATTTGGATGGGTGGAGAGAGAGAAGTGCTGGATAAGCGAGCGGTGGATGATAATTACATAGAACAAATGATGCGCGTCTTACGTGTGGGTTTAGTTAGCACGAAGAGAGAGCCAAAACAGCGGCCTTGTATGAGAGAAGTGGTGGAGATGTTAGTGGCATGCGGTGGGGACAACCGTAAGGAGACAATGGATAAAATAATATCAGGACATCCGGAAAGGTCTTCAAGACAAGACTCCGAGAGCGAGAATGAAGTGGTTTTCTTCTCAGTTTAA